One Asterias rubens chromosome 1, eAstRub1.3, whole genome shotgun sequence genomic region harbors:
- the LOC117306339 gene encoding N-acetylglucosaminyl-phosphatidylinositol de-N-acetylase-like: MSNMAAASGMVYFFLPYTAISLLIYYVALRRKRSSDTKAGKSREVLVVTAHPDDECMFFAPTILQLVQEANTKLNLLCLSTGNYYNHGEVRTKELIASCFTLGLQDAENINVLNDERLKDGQEEEWDTDVIGHHVLQSVKKHNINMIVTFDASGVSGHKNHIACYTAVRNMVESGKLKKGTKLYFLQSVSIWRKYLIFLDIPFSILLSRHMFLTPPWNMWKSQRAMFAHASQLTWYRLLYIIFSRYMTVNGYHKKSVH; this comes from the exons ATGTCAAACATGGCCGCAGCAAGTGGAATGGTCTACTTCTTCTTGCCCTACACAGCAATTTCTCTCCTCATTTATTATGTAGCTTTACGTCGTAAGAGATCATCAGACACGAAGGCTGGGAAATCGAGAGAAGTGTTGGTAGTTACTGCCCACCCAGACGACGAGTGCATGTTTTTCGCACCGACGATATTACAGCTTGTGCAGGAAGCCAATACGAAACTGAACCTTCTGTGTCTTTCTACAG GTAATTACTACAATCATGGTGAAGTAAGAACTAAGGAACTGATAGCCAGCTGTTTTACGCTTGGTCTACAAGATGCAGAGAACATCAATGTGTTAAATGATGA AAGATTAAAAGATGGCCAAGAGGAAGAATGGGATACAGATGTAATTGGTCATCATGTTTTACAATCTGTGAAGAAACACAACATTAACATG ATTGTGACATTTGATGCCTCTGGTGTGAGTGGCCATAAGAATCATATAGCATGTTATACAGCAGTAAG gaACATGGTGGAATCTGGCAaactaaaaaaag GTACTAAGCTATACTTCCTTCAGAGTGTTTCCATCTGGAGAAAGTATTTAATCTTTTTGGACATTCCCTTCAGTATTCTACTGAGTAGACACATGTTTCTGACTCCTCCATGGAATATGTGGAAATCACAG CGAGCAATGTTTGCTCATGCCAGTCAGTTAACATGGTATCGGCTGCTCTACATCATCTTCTCAAGATACATGACAGTCAATGGATACCATAAGAAGAGTGTACATTGA
- the LOC117306008 gene encoding uncharacterized protein LOC117306008, with protein sequence MNTLHQKRQKFASVLEKACKQSTSSCPSSRICSPEKENNNWSWSSPSSLLPWTESISSTPLLESLHTVMSWPVSLLSNNDIPPSSQLSPCIDGDSWPNDSAFCCPWNSTSMDLDFLEADTPEKMTSQATSPGAEISQTSMDLLDFLDDQNHTISRLGACMNIDDPFFNSINNPDFSLVTDPKFAPQQEWLKNDTWMNDAMTSDSDLDDLFMHSKSAKMTPNYQARLSTHQSARFYSDMATHDYFHHVADRVTKKAHTRSKELSPDELYIRKERNRLRSKAYRLRRKMQYESMKNEVTQTRKELQAVQEQIHNLY encoded by the exons ATGAACACACTGCATCAGAAAAGACAGAAGTTTGCTTCCGTTCTTGAGAAGGCCTGCAAACAGTCAACATCATCTTGTCCGTCCAGTAGAATCTGCTCTCCTGAGAAGGAGAATAATAACTGGAGTTGGAGCTCTCCATCATCATTGCTACCATGGACAGAAAGCATATCTTCCACCCCTTTACTTGAATCTCTTCACACAGTAATGAGCTGGCCGGTCAGTCTCCTCAGCAATAATGACATCCCACCAAGTTCACAACTAAGCCCTtg cATTGATGGGGATAGTTGGCCAAACGACTCTGCTTTTTGTTGTCCCTGGAATTCTACTAGTATGGATTTGGATTTTCTTGAAGCAGACACTCCTGAAAAGATGACATCACAGGCAACTTCTCCTGGAGCAGAGATCTCTCAAACGAGTATGGATCTACTAGACTTCCTTG ATGACCAAAATCACACCATCAGTCGCCTTGGAGCATGCATGAACATTGATGACCCTTTCTTTAACAGCATCAACAACCCTGATTTTTCACTGGTCACTGATCCCAAGTTTGCCCCCCAACAAGAGTGGCTCAAGAATGACACTTGGATGAACGACGCAATGACTTCAGACAGTGACCTTGATGACCTCTTCATGCATTCAAAATCAGCAAAGATGACACCTAATTATCAAGCACGATTATCAACACATCAGTCAGCTAGATTTTACAGTGATATGGCTACTCATGATTACTTTCATCATGTGGCTGACAGAGTGACAAAG AAGGCACACACCAGGTCTAAAGAGTTGTCCCCTGATGAGCTTTATATCAGGAAGGAGAGGAATCGTCTCCGCAGCAAGGCGTATCGCCTCCGTAGAAAGATGCAATATGAATCTATGAAAAATGAAGTCACGCAGACAAGGAAAGAGCTTCAGGCAGTTCAGGAGCAGATCCATAATTTGTATTga